The proteins below are encoded in one region of Labeo rohita strain BAU-BD-2019 chromosome 15, IGBB_LRoh.1.0, whole genome shotgun sequence:
- the cul5a gene encoding cullin-5a, which yields MAMSNLLKNKGSLQFEDKWDLMRPIVLKLLRQESVTKQQWFDLFSDVHAVCLWDDKGPAKIHQALKEDILDFIKQAQARVLSHQDDTALLKAYIVEWRKFFTQCDILPKPFCQLEITLMGKQGSNKKSNVEDSIVRKLMLDTWNESIFSNIKNRLQDSAMKLVHAERLGEAFDSQLVIGVRESYVNLCSNPEDKLQIYRDNFEKAYLDSTERFYRTQAPSYLQQNGVQNYMKYADAKLREEEKRALRYLETRRECNSVQALMECCVNALVTSFKETILAECPGMIKRNETDKLHLMFSLMDKVPNGIEPMLKDLEEHIISAGLADMVAAAETITTDSEKYVEQLLTLFNRFSKLVKEAFQDDPRFLTARDKAYKAVVNDATIFKLELPMKQKGVGLKTQPESKCPELLANYCDMLLRKTPLSKKLTSEEIELKLKEVLLVLKYVQNKDVFMRYHKAHLTRRLILDISADSEIEENMVEWLREVGMPADYVNKLARMFQDIKVSEDLNQVFKEMHKHNKLALPADSVNIKILNAGAWSRSSEKVFVSLPTELEDLIPEVEDFYKKNHSGRKLHWHHLMSNGIITFKNEVGQYDLEVTTFQLAVLFAWNQRPREKISFENLKLATELPDAELRRTLWSLVAFPKLKRQVLLYEPQVSSPKDFTDSTLFFVNQEFSLIKNAKVQKRGKINLIGRLQLTTERMREEENEGIVQLRILRTQEAIIQIMKMRKKITNAQLQTELVEILKNMFLPQKKMIKEQIEWLIEHKYIKRDETDINTFIYMA from the exons ATGGCGATGTCTAATTTGTTAAAG AATAAGGGTTCCCTCCAGTTTGAGGACAAGTGGGATCTTATGCGCCCCATTGTCCTTAAGTTGCTTCGCCAAGAGTCCGTAACTAAGCAGCAGTGGTTCGATCTTTTCTC AGATGTTCATGCAGTTTGTCTATGGGATgacaaaggaccagcaaagatCCACCAGGCTCTCAAAGAGGACATCTTAGATTTTATTAAACAAGCTCAAGCG CGAGTGCTCAGTCACCAAGATGACACAGCGCTCCTCAAGGCTTACATCGTGGAGTGGAGGAAGTTCTTCACGCAGTGTGACATTCTGCCCAAGCCCTTCTGCCAGCTAGAAATCACCCTGATGGGCAAACAAGGCAGCAACAAGAAGTCCAATGTGGAGGACAGCATTGTTAGAAAG CTGATGCTGGACACTTGGAACGAATCTATATTCTCCAACATCAAGAATAGATTGCAGGATAGTGCGATGAAGTTGGTCCATGCTGAACGGTTGGGAGAAGCGTTCGACTCGCAGCTAGTCATCGGGGTCAGAGAGTCATATG TGAACCTGTGCTCCAATCCTGAAGATAAACTGCAGATCTACAGGGATAACTTTGAGAAAGCCTACCTAGACTCCACTGAGAGGTTCTACAGGACCCAGGCACCGTCCTACCTCCAGCAGAATGGAGTACAAAACTACATGAAATAT GCAGACGCTAAATTAAGAGAAGAGGAGAAACGTGCACTACGATATTTAGAGACAAGACGTGAATGTAACTCTGTACAAGCA CTTATGGAATGTTGTGTGAATGCACTGGTAACGTCATTTAAAGAAACGATCTTGGCTGAATGTCCAGGCATGATCAAACGGAATGAGACTGACA AGCTGCACCTCATGTTCTCTCTCATGGATAAAGTGCCCAATGGAATTGAACCCATGTTGAAAGACCTGGAAGAGCACATCATCAGTGCTGGACTGGCAGACATGGTGGCTGCTGCTGAGACCATCACAACT GACTCAGAAAAGTATGTGGAGCAGCTCCTGACTCTGTTTAATCGATTTAGTAAATTAGTGAAGGAAGCGTTCCAGGATGATCCTCGGTTCCTGACAGCCAGAGACAAA GCATACAAAGCAGTTGTGAATGATGCCACAATATTTAAGTTGGAGCTGCCAATGAAACAGAAGGG AGTGGGTCTAAAAACACAACCAGAGTCAAAGTGTCCAGAGCTGCTCGCTAATTATTGTGACATGCTGCTAAGAAAGACACCACTCAGCAAAAAGCTGACCTCAGAGGAGATCGAGCTCAAACTGAAGGAAGTG CTACTTGTGCTAAAATACGTCCAGAATAAGGATGTGTTCATGAGGTACCACAAAGCCCACCTGACCCGACGTTTGATCTTGGACATCTCAGCGGACAGTGAGATCGAGGAGAACATGGTTGAGTGGCTCAGG GAAGTCGGGATGCCTGCTGACTATGTGAACAAGCTAGCTAGAATGTTCCAGGACATCAAAGTGTCTGAAGATCTTAACCAGGTTTTCAAGGAaatgcacaaacacaacaaGCTGGCATTACCAG CGGACTCTGTGAACATAAAGATCTTGAATGCTGGAGCGTGGTCACGCAGCTCAGAGAAAGTGTTTGTATCTCTGCCCACCGAGCTGGAAGACCTCATTCCCGAGGTGGAGGACTTCTACAAGAAGAACCACAGCGGACGCAAACTCCACTGGCACCACCTCATGTCTAATGGCATT ATCACTTTCAAGAATGAAGTAGGGCAGTATGACCTGGAGGTCACGACATTTCAGCTGGCTGTACTTTTTGCCTGGAACCAAAGACCACGAGAGAAGATCAGTTTTGAGAATCTGAAACTTGCCACTGAGCTGCCTGATGCTGAACTGAGACGAACTCTCTGG TCTCTTGTTGCCTTCCCAAAGCTCAAACGCCAAGTGCTGTTATATGAACCTCAAGTGAGCTCTCCCAAAGACTTCACAGACAGTACATTGTTTTTCGTTAACCAGGAATTCTCCTTGAT AAAAAACGCCAAGGTTCAAAAGAGGGGGAAGATAAACCTAATTGGCCGATTGCAGTTGACGACGGAGCGAATGAGAGAAGAGGAGAACGAAGGCATCGTCCAGCTTAGAATATTAAGAACGCAG GAGGCCATCATTCAGATCATGAAGATGCGTAAGAAGATCACAAACGCTCAGCTGCAAACCGAGCTGGTGGAGATCCTCAAGAACATGTTCCTCCCTCAGAAGAAAATGATCAAGGAACAGATCGAGTGGCTCATTGAGCACAAATACATCAAGAGAGACGAGACGGACATTAACACCTTCATATACATGGCGTAA
- the mrpl28 gene encoding 39S ribosomal protein L28, mitochondrial, giving the protein MPLHKYPPKIWEALKLQKGIYARLPQHYLRSLQDTSPPTPVHWKPLGVKYRLNPKTGHKERVQDVPVPVYYPPESQDGLWGGEGWVSGFRYAKDDKLSTRLRKTWKPQLFNRELYSEILDQKFTVTVTTRTLDLIDAAFGFDFYILKTPNQDLNSKFGMDLKRAMLLRLARKDRDLYPDDPSRREKIYNRYKQFEIPEEEAEWVGLSLEEAVEKQRLLEKKDPEPLHNTLVKKLVDELAIKKLLEPQIVEKKIMTVLFSAILYVCHTV; this is encoded by the exons ATGCCTCTACACAAGTATCCCCCAAAAATCTGGGAAGCCCTGAAGCTGCAGAAGGGCATCTACGCCCGTTTACCCCAGCACTACCTGCGctctctgcaggacaccagccctcctaCTCCTGTGCACTGGAAACCTCTGGGTGTCAAATACAGACTCAATCCTAAAACTGGACACAAGGAGCGAGTCCAGGATGTGCCTGTCCCTGTTTATTATCCGCCAGAATCACAGGATGGACTCTGGGGTGGAGAAGGCTGGGTATCTGGCTTTAGATATGCTAAAGATGACAAG CTTTCGACAAGACTTCGCAAAACCTGGAAGCCGCAGCTGTTTAACAGAGAGCTGTACAGTGAGATCCTCGACCAGAAGTTCACTGTAACAGTCACAACTCGCACACTGGACCTTATTGATGCTGCGTTTGGCTTTGACTTCTACATTCTTAAG ACCCCAAACCAAGATTTGAACTCCAAGTTTGGGATGGATCTAAAACGTGCCATGCTTTTACGTCTGGCCCGGAAAGACAGAGATTTGTATCCCGATGATCCGTCTCGCAGGGAGAAAATTTACAACCGCTACAAG CAGTTTGAGATCCCAGAGGAGGAGGCTGAATGGGTGGGCTTGAGTCTAGAGGAAGCAGTAGAGAAACAGAGACTACTGGAAAAGAAG gaTCCAGAGCCTCTTCATAACACTTTGGTGAAGAAGCTTGTGGATGAGCTCGCCATTAAGAAACTCTTAGAGCCTCAGattgtggagaaaaaaataatgactgttctCTTCTCTGCCATCCTCTATGTCTGTCATACAGTCTga
- the relb gene encoding transcription factor RelB, which produces MRNMSVRNGTAGGQPDLDLDIIDEYLTEKTIKERALPGPPPPPVDQDIQAVDPPPRSRRSAPVLVSRGAAPHNPYRFDQTPTAHTDGMAPMHSMRSHKVASQRRGQSSVVPQVIPTGTEHLERFLEDPEMVVVEQPKERGMRFRYECEGRSAGSILGASSTDASKTLPAIEIQGPIDNIKKVMVTVSLVTKDIPYRPHPHCLVGKDCADGICVIHINPHNARRHSFANLGIQCVRRKELDASLQKRRNKNIDPFNTGHSKSIEDMDMNVVRLCFQCELERKDGERTHLAPVVSNPIYDKKATTTAELKINRLNVVRGPCTGKTEIYMLCDKVQKDDIEIIFSKDEWEAKAEFAQTDVHRQIAIVFKSPPFREQNITEEVDVSVCLRRMSDRMDSEPVKFTYIPDNADPYGVNRKRKMKSDVKFSEPCSASQNQDIVPEVSMPQHFDNPFYASPECNVPNASMAVPVIDGGIHMPSQVMDEIHYNEDFKQEDGCISLDPETLDTVLQGISQCLGQPGSDQFLNQLFFPGDLNFGLDGTDTKSNISQPMMNMSSINDAHFSQMVNENQAYPPDLENIDGLIYSTVKSENDLDH; this is translated from the exons ATGAGAAACATGAGTGTTCGGAACGGCACAGCGGGAGGTCAGCCAG ACCTAGATCTAG ATATTATAGACGAGTACCTTACGGAGAAAACAATCAAAGAACGGGCACTCCCTGGTCCTCCTCCTCCACCTGTGGACCAAGACATCCAGGCAGTTGATCCGCCACCGAGAAGCAGGCGAAGCGCACCAGTGTTGGTCTCCAGAGGAGCAGCGCCACAT AATCCATACAGATTTGACCAGACCCCAACGGCACACACTGATGGTATGGCACCGATGCATTCCATGCGAAGCCACAAAGTGGCATCTCAGCGACGTGGACAGTCATCTGTAGTGCCCCAGGTTATTCCGACTGGAACAGAACATCTGGAGCGCTTTCTGGAGGATCCAGAGATGGTGGTGGTGGAGCAGCCGAAGGAGCGTGGCATGCGATTTCGCTACGAGTGCGAGGGACGGTCTGCGGGCAGCATCCTTGGAGCTTCCAGCACTGATGCCAGCAAGACCCTGCCTGCCATTGAA ATCCAAGGCCCCATTGATAATATCAAGAAAGTGATGGTCACAGTGTCTCTTGTGACAAAGGACATCCCGTACCGCCCACACCCACACTGCTTGGTTGGGAAAGACTGTGCTGATGGAATCTGTGTCATTCACATCAATCCCCACAACGCTCGCCGACACAG CTTTGCAAATCTGGGCATCCAGTGTGTGCGGAGGAAGGAACTTGATGCCTCACTGCAGAAGAGGAGGAATAAGAATATTGATCCGTTTAACA CGGGCCACTCTAAGAGCATTGAGGACATGGACATGAACGTGGTGAGACTCTGTTTCCAATGTGAGCTCGAACGAAAGGATGGAGAGAGAACTCACCTCGCCCCTGTGGTTTCCAATCCCATCTATGACAAGA AGGCGACCACAACGGCAGAGCTGAAAATCAATCGGCTTAATGTTGTCAGAGGCCCCTGCACGGGAAAGACTGAAATTTACATGCTTTGTGACAAAGTGCAGAAAG ATGACATTGAGATAATCTTCAGCAAGGATGAGTGGGAAGCCAAGGCGGAGTTTGCGCAGACTGATGTCCATCGACAAATCGCCATCGTCTTCAAGTCCCCACCCTTCAGGGAGCAGAATATAACCGAGGAGGTGGACGTTAGCGTGTGTCTACGCCGCATGTCTGATCGGATGGACAGCGAGCCAGTCAAGTTCACCTACATTCCAGACAATGCAG ATCCTTACGGAGTGAACCGAAAGAGGAAAATGAAATCGGATGTGAAGTTCAGTGAGCCATGCAGCGCTTCTCAAA ATCAAGACATTGTGCCCGAAGTCAGCATGCCACAGCATTTTGACAACCCGTTCTACGCCTCTCCCGAGTGTAACGTTCCCAATGCTTCCATGGCAGTCCCTGTTATAGATGGAGGAATCCACATGCCATCCCAGGTCATGGATGAAATTCATTATAATGAAGACTTTAAACAAGAGGACGGCTGTATTAGCTTGGACCCAGAGACTTTAGACACCGTTCTCCAAGGCATTTCCCAGTGCTTGGGTCAGCCAGGTTCAGACCAGTTCCTTAACCAGTTATTTTTTCCTGGAGATCTCAACTTCGGTTTAGACGGCACAGATACAAAATCGAACATCAGTCAACCAATGATGAACATGTCGTCTATTAACGACGCACACTTCAGTCAGATGGTGAACGAGAATCAGGCCTATCCGCCTGACCTGGAGAACATCGACGGCCTCATTTACTCTACCGTGAAGAGCGAGAACGACCTGGACCACTGA